aataaataaataaatatatatatatatatatttatttatttatatgtatgtatatattttattgtttaGGACGAGAAAAAGTTGGGTATAATAATTGACCTTTTTTTTGGCcttatatacaaaatattttaaaatatgcatatatatgtataacCTATCATATAACACATTTTTGTATAACAATAggtacatatatatatatatatatatatatatttacattcacattttgattatatttattttatttggTACATATTCACATAAAgtttacaaaaaaaagaaaaattaatttaataaaataataatttatccATATAATTACCATATGgtacacatatatatatatatataaattttacaaaaaaaagagaaagtacataaaaaaaagaaatgaaatTATCATTCCTTCAAGGAACTTATAGGTTTATTCCTTTTTACtgaatttataaatttgattatttctatattataGAGATTAAcatgattattataattattgtaTGTTTTCCTTCCTAAACAATTTAATGATACATgctttttatttttttgtggtgattcttttttcaaataaGCTTTTGCTGCTTCTTCATATTCGTTTACTATCCACATATGATTATCATTggaatattttattttcttctttgCATTTTCATGATGTTCTGTAttctttttcataaaaCTTAGAGACGTTACAAATTTTGAGAACTTTAcattttccttttttttatttgatgaATCTGAGTCATAATTATCTTCCATGATAttgataaatattatacatcTATTcaattcatttaatatttttttttaccaaaaaaaaaaaaaaaaaaaaagaaacaataataagaataatgcctatattttatttttccttattttataattaatcttatctcaaaaaataaataaataaaaaaaaaaaatatatatatatatatataaatatatatttaacatgatataatttcattcatttataataatatatataatatcatttttgtaaatggaaaaatataaataaatattagATTAAAGTTTTTCACTTTTTAATTTGatttttatgttttcatatttgcataaaatatatatataatataaggAGATGATTcgtatatataaaaaaaaaaaaatatatatatagtatataataattatctgaaggtattatatgtatatatctatatatatacatatatatatatatttatattttatatcttaAGTTTATTTGTGTTTTATAGGCTTTTAAATCATTTCATTGTAACTcacgaaaaaaaaaaatttaattaatataaaaagtttTCTTTGCGTTTCGCTTTATTTCtttccctttttttttatattatattatattcttttgaaatgctttattcatattggttaaaagaagaaatcGAGGGTCTgtaatttcattttttttttttttttttttaaaatccTGCTTTTCATTCACAAGCAAAATGTCTGTATCCTTTTTTAACTTATGTGAATCATTATCAGTAAtggatatattattttttaattttgtgTATAACTTTTTACTAAtatgaaagaaaataattatatataccaatatttaaaaatcatataatttttcaaaaaataaaaggaataaataaataaatatatatatatatatatatatatatatataagaatatattaaaatatttaatttttttttttttttttttttttttttttgtttcaaaccttttttttgttctatTTGTTTTTTGAAGGATATTTGATAAAGAACTTTTGGAAAACTTGAAAGAATATTCTAGTCTCTGATTACTGTAGtcctaaaaaaaaaaaataattaaatagacataaaaatgatatatatatatatatatatatatatgtgattataatttgttatattataattacgAAAGGATTAAATTCTTcaattaatattaaaaaattaaggATTTCCTTTAATTTCATATcagttatatatttcttttcatcATCCGTTCTCTGACAAGTATAGGATTCCTCAATACTTAGTGAATAATTTTCGAGTGTTGACAAACCCTTCATTCGATATGTAAcaaaatgttatataatatatatatttatttatatatatgtaaaatgaacgcaaaaaaaaaaaaaaaaaaaaaaatacatatttcttttttttacgtgtaaacataaaataatggATTGGTCTTCCTTTATCATAGGACTAGCTACCCACAAAAATCGGACATCCTTATCactattataaaaatatatgcattaaaaaaaggtgaaaatattacaagcacatatataaatacatatatatatatatatatatataatatattaatattctATTACTGCATATTTAAATCGGTTGGATTTATGTTTGATCTTAAAATGAGTACTTGTTTcttcaaaaataaataatatatatatatatatatgctgcatatatattttttctatattttattgttcTTCATTCCTTTTTACATTTTCAAATAATTGACTGGACAAAGATTCTAGTGAAATTAAATTTGTCTCATAATGTATTgtagtatatataaatataggTATTCCATATATCTATAAtgagaaatatataaattatactatataaaagagtctaatatattaataacaataaatatttgttataataaaaaaaaaaaaaaaaaaaaaaaaaaaaaaaaaaaaaaaaaaaaaaaaaaaaaaaaaaaaaaaaaaaaaaaaaaaNNNNNNNNNNNNNNNNNNNNNNNNNNNNNNNNNNNNNNNNNNNNNNNNNNNNNNNNNNNNNNNNNNNNNNNNNNNNNNNNNNNNNNNNNNNNNNNNNNNNNNNNNNNNNNNNNNNNNNNNNNNNNNNNNNNNNNNNNNNNNNNNNNNNNNNNNNNNNNNNNNNNNNNNNNNNNNNNNNNNNNNNNNNNNNNNNNNNNNNNNNNNNNNNNNNNNNNNNNNNNNNNNNNNTGGATAATTATTTAAGCCGACAAAAGCAGAATAACTTAATTCATTAATCAAAGGACACCCCTCACACTTAAACAAGAgctacaaaaaaaaaaaaaaaaataatgaaaaataaaataacaatatatatatacatatagtaagataaataaatatataaatatatatataaatatttgtatgCTTTTATGTAcctcattttttaaatttaatgtAAAGAAAACAGAAAAATTGATAGATAAAATTTCCTTAGatatttgtaaaatatcaattttatttaattccatatttttaaaaaaaaaattatggTACTTTTTCAAGTTGGTTTGTATATGTTCCAATGAATTGGTAGTATctattgttttattttttactattaaggaaaatatacataataatataaatttttcatattagTATTATAAGTgtttcttatatatatatatatatatatatatatatatttatatttataattatattcttGCTATACCgttgaaaaaataaaatttacaCATGAATGTATAAAACACATCACCTATAATTTGTAACTCtgatattttattctcccatagataaatattacatgacaatattataattttgtcgcattcttttatttttgaagtatctataaaaagaaaaaatgatgaGTTATATggaaattatataatcaatatgtatctttatatatatatatatatatatatatatatatatatattcccATACATATagatatgtataaaattaCTGTCTGCGTTTTTTAAGAAAGCAAGAAGGGGATCGACATAAATTTTATTctcttttattaaattttcattatcCATTTGAAAATAATCAGAAAATTTATCTATGGCACTTTTTAACTTTCcataattaaataaatcGGAAAATGTAATAAGATCTATATAGTCAATTAAACCTATATGAACATACaatgataaataaataaataaataaataaatatatatatatatatatatatatttatatatatatgtatctATTATGTTGTTGCTCCTAATTTTTCGTACTTATGCAGACAAGCCAGAAATGGATGTCCCTCGCTTCAGTACCATTCAGAATATCTTGCAACGAATAAGAccaatatttatataaataatttttctctttcgtatttaaaagatgaaatctggtatcacatatatataatattttcatttggaaaaatgtatataagtttttatattataatataaaaaaagaaggaaAGAAGGAAAGAAggaaagaaagaaaataataaaattaacTAAAAGATACATATTGTTGTCTTCTAAATATCATACATACaaagaagaaatattaaaaaaaaaaaaaataaataaaaataataataaaaaaacatttccaatattgtatataccaaggggaaaaaaaaaaaaaaaaaaaattcttttaattacattaaagaataataaatattaaattatacatatgaataatatgtcatattatatattttttgcATTAAAAATGATTGAATGAACAgattaatataattttttaatttttttaatttttatttatgagGAAAGAgttttataaaattcaTCCAAGTTGGATTTTTTAACTTTGTCTCTAAAATTGTTGTATACACTTTTGCCTAGAAAGAATGAACATATTAagttaatataatataaatccacatataaataattatatatatatatatatatatatatatatatataatgtatatatttatgtgtatatatatttcacaCCGGTATTTCATCAGGCTgtatataagtatatacaaaataataaaaacaaatatatataacaatacatatatatattttttagtaaacaaataattttttttatattacttATTTCAGTAATTTTCTCCTCTTCTAAAAATCTGTCAAAATCATTTATCGAAACTCTTGTTATAAATTCCACTTCATTTAATTGGGGAACTGTCTGGAAATCAGGTTCAATGAAAGTTACCTGAACAAGCaaggaaataataaaaaaaaaaaagaaaatataatataatataaaaaaggaatattactatatttttttattttatcctctataaaaattaaaatacatttatatttatatatatatatatataatgtatctcattaatatttatataatatattacataacATTGGACAAAGGCCTTAGCATACTCCGTGTCACATTTTATTAAACCTAAATCAATTAACTGTTCAggtttttttaatataccACTTTCTTCATGTAATTCTTTTACAGCATTTTGTAAAAAGTCTTCATTTCTTGAAAGTACCCCACCAAAACCGattgaataatatgaagGACAGTAatctttaatttttgaccttttatgtatatatataaaatattcttgtcctatttttgtaaatacCAATATGGATGTAGACCTATGCCATAAATTATCTTTTCTCataatttttcttgtttttaattcttggtactcatttttttcatttacTATAATTACTAGCTcgtttttattatcttcaaAGTCGTAGTTAATACTGTCcttcatatttaaaatgttaAATTTGTAAAGTTCGAGGGAagataaaagaaaaaaagtaatataaataaataaaaagcTCATAAGcctttattaaattataataccACACTTAAAAGGTATgatcatataaatacatatacacacatatattaatacatatattaatatgtgtgtatttattcattcatatgtatatatatatatatatatatatatatatttttttcttatgtTCCTGTTTTCTTTGATGCCATAAAGTGTTcaataattattacattaaatatattctttatatggttagaaaaaaaaaaaaaaaaaaaaaaaaaaagggaaatatgaaaaaataataaataaaaaaatattttagtGTAAAGGCTATAACCTCTACTTACTACGATTATagtaaaaattaaatatattataaagttaaatttataaacttatattatattggggctaatttttttttctatttttataagtGAAATGTTAATACTTTAAAGTCAGAAAATATAAGCATAATgcatttataaaaaaaaaaaataaataaataaatatatatatatatatatatatatatatatatatatataatttattataatatttaagTCAAAACATATGCtgaatgaatatataaaaataaatcacTTTNNNNNNNNNNNNNNNNNNNNNNNNNNNNNNNNNNNNNNNNNNNNNNNNNNNNNNNNNNNNNNNNNNNNNNNNNNNNNNNNNNNNNNNNNNNNNNNNNNNNNNNNNNNNNNNNNNNNNNNNNNNNNNNNNNNNNNNNNNNNNNNNNNNNNNNNNNNNNNNNNNNNNNNNNNNNNNNNNNNNNNNNNNNNNNNNNNNNNNNNNNNNNNNNNNNNNNNNNNNNNNNNNNNNNNNNNNNNNNNNNNNNNNNNNNNNNNNNNNNNNNNNNNNNNNNNNNNNNNNNNNNNNNNNNNNNNNNNNNNNNNNNNNNNNNNNNNNNNNNNNNNNNNNNNNNNNNNNNNNNNNNNNNNNNNNNNNNNNNNNNNNNNNNNNNNNNNNNNNNNNNNNNNNNNNNNNNNNNNNNaaaaaaaaaaaaaaaaaaaaaaaaaaaaaaaaaaaaaaaaaatatatatatatatatatatatatatatatatatatgtataatataaaataataaacacataaatgtatataaacATGCAAGGACAGACTTTTACATATGTGTGGTCTTTATAGGATAAAACcacaaaatatatttatatatatatatatatttttttatttttttttttccacGTCGAATTATCGAGAGCAATGgtgtattataataatataatatatgttagGAAAAATCATTAGggtaataaaaaatataataatataatgaattaattatatgatgGTTCATTTTGACTATATCttgataaaaatgtatataaaaatattatattcttcgtttttttcttaattaggttttgtattttttgtattttttgtatcttttgtattttttgtattttttgTATCTTTTGTAtcttttgtattttttgTATCTTTTGTATCTTTGGTACCTGCTAATTGTTTTGGGTCAACTTTGGTAGTTATTATGGACATATTTTTGGATTTTCCATCTGgtattttaattaaatgtAAATGTTGATGTGGATCTATTTTGTcaagaataaaatatccTCTTCTTTCAAATTGAAATTTATCAGAAAGCTTTAATGAAGAAATGGATGGTTCGGCATATACTAATGTTTCATGTTTActattaaaattaatgaaaTTGGTCCAATCTTCTTTGTTATCATTTTCAAATTTATCAACAGTTATTAGATGATCATATTCATATAGAGTACATGTAATTAATTGTTGAGGTAGATAAGGTAACcaatgtattttttttttggttgTTTTAAAATCTCCATCAAAATTGGATAGAGcatttatttgtttaattttaccatcatctttttcaatattttttataataatatttcctAATTTGATTAATGtaatttcttcattttcaACTAAGGTTTGTGCATCTTCTAATtctattaaatatttattattataatacataGTACATGTTCCTAAggatttatttttcatatgtaAATCTCTTTCTTTTTGAATAACTTGATCGGTTAAATCtgttaatattaaaaggaTACTTGAATTTTTACCAACAGCTGCATATCTAGGTATAATTGGATcaattatttgtttattaatTGACCACAATTTATCCCATTGCATTAAATTTCCAGCTTTAGATGGACCTTGTTCTAAAATAAATTGAAATAATGCTTCTTTTGTTAATCCTCTTCTTAATATACCTTTAATTGTTGGAAAACGTGGATCTACCCAACTATCTACAACATTATTTTCTACAAAccattttaattttctttttgaCATTACAGTTTTTACAAATGCTAATCTActaaattcatatatatatacttttcTTAAATTTAATGTGGATATAAACCAATTGTATTGTTCAATTCTATCACTATATTCATTTGTTCGTAATGCATGTGTTACACCTTCAATTGAATCAATAATTGGACATGCAAAATCATATGTTGGataacatttatatttaaattgATGTTTATGATGTGGTACATCTACAATACAACGATACATTACTGGATCTCTcatacatttatttttgctctgcatatttattttagctcttatacaatttttttgaCCTATTTCTGTACCTTTTCTCAtttcattaaataattcCAAATTCTTTTCTATTGAATTATTTCTATTAATAGATTCGATACCTTCCCCTCTCTGATTTCTCATTTCTTCTACACCAGTATCATCAGCATATGctttattcatttttatcatttcaatacaatatttttctaataaatcaaaatgaTCAGAAGAATAACTAAtcttttcatattttaatcCAAGATTTTCTAGATCTTCTATAATCGACTTTTCATACTTTATATCTTCTAAAACAGGATTGGTATCATCAAAACGTAATAACATCTTTCCTTCATACATTTGTgcataataattatttaaaaaagcCGCTTTCGCATGACCCACATGCAAATAACCTGATGGTTCAGGTGGAAATCGTGTAACTACATTCCCAATAACTGCATTTTCTAATTTACCTGAATACGAAGTAGTAACtgtttttttcttacaTTTTGCATCATCAGCATTATTCattgatttattattattttttaaattatccTTTCTCTCATCAAAgttcattttattatcacaAATTAAACATTTCAAGCTTTTTTTCCATTCAGCGTCTTCAAAATAAATTAGAGAATCTATTAATTTATGCCATCTATTAATATTCTTATAcatttttgaatatttgGCATACTGGGTACTACTCacatgaaaatatttatacatttgaaaatatataaaaatatcagACAATGTTAAATATTCTGAAACAACAAAAGTGTTTAAATGTAAATGCTTGTTAAGATGTTcacatataaatacaatatctttgttaatatttctAGATCTAAAAAAATCAAGCCATTCCTCATATTGTGTTtgtacataaatattaacaaCTTTATTGTTCTTAGGATCAATTTTTTcagatatattatataaatccGTTTTTAATAGATGATCTAATATTTTGGCGAATATTTTATCACTACTACAAATATATGGTAGcttttcaatattattacttttgtttaagtttttttttccttcttCTTGATTCTTATCACAGTGGTTAATATTACccttattattactattattactactcttattattattattattattgttgttgttattattattgttgttattattattgttcgGGGCGTTAGTTACGAATTCAATTTTTAGTTCTTGGACATTTGCATCCTTTATGAACTTTATGTTCTCATCAACATTTACAGTAGCTTCCGTTTTCTCAAGAATCTtcttattcttatttttatatacattcaAAATGCTCTTACAAATAAATGGATACTTATTATTTccataaaatatattcacTTTGGTATTCTCTATCATCTTAATACAATGTTTAATAGAAAagtttaaatataaaatatatatatttgtataatagTACGTACACGAAAAATATACTaattatcaaaaaaaagaaaaaaaaaaaaaaatatacatacatacataaatacatatatatatatatatatatttataattttttatgttataattaattatattttatttcttctcTTTTAACTATtctacatatatttttatcatcaataagaaaaaaattaaaaatagCTCAAccaaattttttttttccttttttttaaattgtataaataatataagaaaacataaattaaaaaaaaaaatatattaaaatgtttttattcagtatatatatatatatatatatatatatattattaatatttattttttatttttattatccttatattttttgtataataattttaatagttaagtataatttttataattttttttaataacttttaaaaatatgttaaattaattatatatatatatatatatatatatatatattattttgaggttataaaaatggttaataattttataatacgtataattttttttgttattttatgCACAGATGCGTGTATTCAACATAAATTTTGTTcaattataaaaacaatatgagaatgtatatattatatatatatatatatatttatatattatgcatatattatttttgtacattaataaaaaaatattatatatacatatatattatatatatataatatatattatttttaatgttcatatattcactttaatttttttttttttttttttttttttaataatgtCAT
The genomic region above belongs to Plasmodium reichenowi strain SY57 chromosome 13, whole genome shotgun sequence and contains:
- a CDS encoding hypothetical protein (conserved Plasmodium protein, unknown function~part of same gene as PRSY57_1348000B~gap found within coding sequence), translating into MKILYICDTRFHLLNTKEKNYLYKYWSYSLQDILNGTEARDIHFWLVCISLIDYIDLITFSDLFNYGKLKSAIDKFSDYFQMDNENLIKENKIYVDPLLAFLKNADNTSKIKECDKIIILSCNIYLWENKISELQIIGDVFYTFMCKFYFFNVKNKTIDTTNSLEHIQTNLKKYHNFFFKNMELNKIDILQISKEILSINFSVFFTLNLKNELLFKCEGCPLINELSYSAFVGLNNYP
- a CDS encoding hypothetical protein (conserved Plasmodium protein, unknown function~part of same gene as PRSY57_1348000A~gap found within coding sequence), producing IYGIPIFIYTTIHYETNLISLESLSSQLFENKQVLILRSNINPTDLNMHDKDVRFLWVASPMIKEDQSIILCLHGLSTLENYSLSIEESYTCQRTDDEKKYITDMKLKEILNFLILIEEFNPFDYSNQRLEYSFKFSKSSLSNILQKTNRTKKSKKLYTKLKNNISITDNDSHKLKKDTDILLVNEKQDFKKKKKKNEITDPRFLLLTNMNKAFQKNII
- a CDS encoding hypothetical protein (conserved Plasmodium protein, unknown function), whose translation is MEDNYDSDSSNKKKENVKFSKFVTSLSFMKKNTEHHENAKKKIKYSNDNHMWIVNEYEEAAKAYLKKESPQKNKKHVSLNCLGRKTYNNYNNHVNLYNIEIIKFINSVKRNKPISSLKE
- a CDS encoding glutamate--tRNA ligase, putative gives rise to the protein MIENTKVNIFYGNNKYPFICKSILNVYKNKNKKILEKTEATVNVDENIKFIKDANVQELKIEFVTNAPNNNNNNNNNNNNNNNNNNKSSNNSNNKGNINHCDKNQEEGKKNLNKSNNIEKLPYICSSDKIFAKILDHLLKTDLYNISEKIDPKNNKVVNIYVQTQYEEWLDFFRSRNINKDIVFICEHLNKHLHLNTFVVSEYLTLSDIFIYFQMYKYFHVSSTQYAKYSKMYKNINRWHKLIDSLIYFEDAEWKKSLKCLICDNKMNFDERKDNLKNNNKSMNNADDAKCKKKTVTTSYSGKLENAVIGNVVTRFPPEPSGYLHVGHAKAAFLNNYYAQMYEGKMLLRFDDTNPVLEDIKYEKSIIEDLENLGLKYEKISYSSDHFDLLEKYCIEMIKMNKAYADDTGVEEMRNQRGEGIESINRNNSIEKNLELFNEMRKGTEIGQKNCIRAKINMQSKNKCMRDPVMYRCIVDVPHHKHQFKYKCYPTYDFACPIIDSIEGVTHALRTNEYSDRIEQYNWFISTLNLRKVYIYEFSRLAFVKTVMSKRKLKWFVENNVVDSWVDPRFPTIKGILRRGLTKEALFQFILEQGPSKAGNLMQWDKLWSINKQIIDPIIPRYAAVGKNSSILLILTDLTDQVIQKERDLHMKNKSLGTCTMYYNNKYLIELEDAQTLVENEEITLIKLGNIIIKNIEKDDGKIKQINALSNFDGDFKTTKKKIHWLPYLPQQLITCTLYEYDHLITVDKFENDNKEDWTNFINFNSKHETLVYAEPSISSLKLSDKFQFERRGYFILDKIDPHQHLHLIKIPDGKSKNMSIITTKVDPKQLAGTKDTKDTKNTKDTKDTKNTKNTKDTKNTKNTKPN
- a CDS encoding nucleoside diphosphate hydrolase, putative gives rise to the protein MKDSINYDFEDNKNELVIIVNEKNEYQELKTRKIMRKDNLWHRSTSILVFTKIGQEYFIYIHKRSKIKDYCPSYYSIGFGGVLSRNEDFLQNAVKELHEESGILKKPEQLIDLGLIKCDTEYAKAFVQCYVTFIEPDFQTVPQLNEVEFITRVSINDFDRFLEEEKITEISKSVYNNFRDKVKKSNLDEFYKTLSS